One genomic region from Evansella sp. LMS18 encodes:
- a CDS encoding cell division protein FtsQ/DivIB, whose product MNDKNIVELEERIPTLKERRRQRANRRMILYVSAFFLLMTLVAYFQSSFSHVRAVEVIGAQYVPEDWIVENSELIPEVSMWRLNSEEVASKILTHPQIAEAELSRQWPNTVEIHVEEYDRVAYIKENEEFFPLLETGELLTGDISLSVSPYDAPILVGFSDSELKEQMAEELSSVSDAMKNRISEIHLSPAENDPTRVVVYMNDGFTVHSTVRRFSERIAPYPSVVEQLEPGSEGIVHMRMNPYFESFETGEEEEGESEG is encoded by the coding sequence ATGAATGATAAAAATATTGTCGAGTTAGAAGAAAGAATTCCAACGTTAAAAGAGCGCCGGCGTCAGAGGGCAAACCGAAGAATGATCCTGTATGTTTCTGCTTTCTTCCTGTTAATGACACTGGTTGCTTATTTTCAGTCTTCCTTCAGCCACGTGAGAGCAGTTGAGGTAATCGGGGCACAATATGTCCCGGAGGACTGGATTGTTGAAAACTCTGAATTGATTCCGGAAGTAAGCATGTGGCGCTTAAACAGCGAGGAGGTTGCCTCAAAAATACTTACCCACCCGCAGATAGCTGAAGCTGAATTATCCCGTCAGTGGCCGAATACAGTAGAGATTCATGTAGAGGAATACGACAGGGTTGCTTATATAAAGGAGAATGAGGAGTTTTTTCCATTACTTGAGACGGGAGAGCTGCTGACTGGGGATATATCCCTTTCTGTATCTCCGTACGATGCGCCAATATTAGTTGGTTTTTCCGATTCAGAGCTCAAGGAGCAGATGGCGGAGGAACTTTCTTCTGTATCTGACGCAATGAAAAACAGAATCTCTGAAATTCACCTGTCTCCTGCCGAAAACGATCCGACAAGAGTAGTAGTTTACATGAATGACGGATTTACGGTCCATTCTACTGTCCGCAGGTTTTCTGAAAGGATAGCCCCGTACCCTTCAGTAGTTGAACAGCTTGAACCAGGCAGCGAAGGTATCGTTCATATGCGTATGAACCCTTATTTTGAAAGTTTTGAAACGGGGGAGGAAGAAGAAGGTGAGAGTGAAGGGTAA
- the murB gene encoding UDP-N-acetylmuramate dehydrogenase, which translates to MENLLRKLEELNVGKIKENEPLKNHTTWKIGGPARIFYEPDTAENLQTAMKEIIAAGVPWLVVGKGSNLLVSDKGINGVVIKFGENFAHYEIKDEKLLRVTAGYSVIKLTTLISKQGFSGFEFAGGIPGTIGGAVFMNAGAHGSDISKILKRALILLPDGSFKWYTNEEMDYSYRTSRLQKEDGICVEAEFNIQKGDKEKITKEMQANKDYRRESQPFKHPTCGSVFRNPLPKYAGRLIEEAGLKGYSVGGAQISDIHANFIVNNGDATAKDVMDLIKHVQTTIHEKFGVKMETEVEQVGDH; encoded by the coding sequence ATGGAAAACTTATTAAGGAAACTGGAAGAACTTAATGTTGGGAAAATAAAAGAAAACGAACCTTTGAAAAATCACACGACGTGGAAAATTGGCGGGCCTGCCAGGATTTTTTACGAACCAGATACAGCGGAAAACCTGCAGACTGCCATGAAGGAGATCATTGCTGCCGGAGTGCCATGGCTCGTTGTCGGAAAAGGTTCGAATCTGCTCGTTTCCGATAAAGGTATAAATGGGGTAGTCATTAAATTCGGTGAAAACTTCGCTCATTACGAAATTAAAGATGAAAAACTATTGAGAGTAACCGCCGGATACTCCGTAATTAAACTTACTACACTGATCAGTAAGCAAGGATTTTCAGGTTTCGAGTTTGCAGGTGGAATTCCAGGGACAATAGGCGGAGCTGTTTTCATGAACGCCGGGGCACATGGTTCAGATATATCAAAAATATTAAAAAGAGCTCTTATTCTTCTTCCTGACGGGAGCTTTAAATGGTACACAAATGAAGAGATGGACTATTCCTACAGAACTTCCCGCCTGCAGAAAGAGGACGGAATTTGTGTGGAAGCAGAATTTAATATTCAAAAAGGCGATAAAGAAAAAATAACGAAAGAAATGCAGGCTAATAAAGATTACCGCAGGGAGTCACAGCCTTTTAAACACCCTACGTGCGGTAGTGTATTCAGAAACCCTCTCCCTAAATATGCAGGAAGGCTTATTGAAGAAGCAGGGCTGAAAGGATATTCCGTTGGCGGGGCACAGATTTCGGACATTCATGCAAACTTTATCGTTAACAATGGAGACGCGACTGCAAAAGATGTTATGGACCTGATTAAACACGTACAGACTACCATCCATGAGAAATTTGGCGTCAAAATGGAAACAGAAGTTGAACAGGTAGGGGATCATTAA